The Candidatus Thiothrix anitrata genome includes the window AATCGGCTGATGTGGCAGCAGGTATCGCTTTCGAGCGCAAGCTCTATGTCATCCGCAAGCGTACCGAAAGTACAGTGGACGCAGCGAAAGCAACCGGACACATCTATTTCCCCAGCCTGTCATCCCGAACTATCGTATATAAAGGGATGCTTACTACCGAACAGGTTGGGCAGTTCTATAAGGATTTGCGTAATCCGCGTATGGAAACTGCCATTGCGATGATTCACTCGCGGTTTTCCACCAATACCTTCCCAAGTTGGGAGCGGGCGCACCCGAACCGTTACCTGATTCATAATGGTGAAATCAATACCATGCGTGGTAACGTCAACTGGATGAATGCACGTCAGGGTGTGATCAAAACTGATGTATTCAATACCGGTGTGGACAAGTTGTTCCCCATCGTTAATCCGAATGGCAGTGATTCGGCGATGTTCGACAACACACTGGAGTTCATGTATCTGTCCGGCTATTCTCTGCCGCACGCGATGATGATGATGGTTCCTGAGCCATGGTCAAACCATGAGAGCATGAGTGCCGAAAAGAAAGCCTTCTACGAATACCATAGCTGTCTGATGGAACCGTGGGACGGCCCTGCGGCCATGGGCTTCACTGATGGCACGCTAGTGGGCGCGACACTCGACCGCAACGGTCTGCGCCCCTCGCGTTATTATCTCACCAATGACGACATGATCATTCTCGCCTCTGAAGTTGGGGTGCTGGATGATCTTGATCAAAGTACTGTGGTTTCCAAGCAACGCTTGCAACCGGGGCGTATGTTGTTGGTGGATACCGCACAAGGCCGCATTATTGCTGACGAAGAAATTAAGCAGCAAATGGCAGCCGCAAAGCCTTACCAAGATTGGCTGGCAAGTAATCTGGTGGAGTTGCAAGATCTGCCTGCTGCGCCACATGTCATCTTGCCAGAGCATGAAACCTTAGTTCAACGCCAGAAAATGTTCGGCTATACTTACGAAGATGTGCGTAAGGTATTAGTTCCGATGTCTTTGACTGGCATTGATCCGTTGGGTGCAATGGGTATTGATTCACCGATTGCGGTGCTATCCAATCAGGCGCAGCCATTATTCAACTATTTCAAACAGTTGTTCGCGCAAGTGACCAACCCGCCGATTGACTCAATTCGCGAAGAAATCGTTACTTCAGCGTATACCACGCTGGGTTCGGAAGGCGACATTACTGCGCCGACGGCCGCTAGTTGCCAACAAATCCTGCTGAAAACACCGATTTTAGACAATGACGAATTGGCGAAACTGACTCACATTAACCGTGAGGGCTTCAAGTGCGTCACTTTGCCGATCACCTTCCGTGCTGCCGATGGCAACACCGCGTTGGAAGGCGCGATGGAACACTTGTTTGCCGCTGCCGACAAGGTGATTGGCGAGGGTGCTAACCTGATCGTGTTGTCTGACCGTTTGGCGGATGCCGACAATGCGCCGATCCCGTCACTGCTGGCTGTTTCTGGTTTGCATCATCACTTGATCCGTAACGGTTGCCGTACCCGTGTCAGTCTGATTCTGGAATCCGGTGAGCCGCGTGAAGTGCACCATTTCTGTACCTTGTTGGGTTATGGTGTGCAGGCGATCAACCCGTATTTGGCGTTTGAGTCCCTCGATGATCTGATTCGTGAAGGTTTGCTGCCTGGTCTCAAGCACGATTACGCAGTGCAGAAATACATCAAGGCGGTTACCAAGGGTGTCATCAAGGTCATGTCGAAAATCGGCATTTCCACCATTCAATCCTACCGTGGAGCGCAAATCTTTGAAGCATTGGGCATTAGTCCGGCAGTCATCGACAAGTATTTCACCGCGACCGCTTCGCGCATCGGTGGTATTGACTTGCCAACCATTGCTAAAGAAGCCCTGATACGCCATCAGACCGCTTACGACCATCATGATGCCGAACAACGTTCCCTGAAAGCGGGCAACGTGTTCCAATGGAGGAATGAGGAAGAGGAACACCAATACAATCCGGCGACTATCTACACTCTGCAAAAAGCGGTGAAACTGGGCGATTACCAGTTGTATAAGCAATACAGTCGTTTGTTGCACGAAGATGCTGAAGTGAAATTCAATCTGCGCAACCTGCTGGACTTTAACTTTGCTGAGCAGCCAATCCCGCTGAGCGAAGTTGAACCAGCTAGTAATATCGTCAAGCGTTTTAAGTCCGGCGCGATGTCGTTTGGCTCAATCAGCAAGGAAGCTCATGAAGCCCTTGCGATTGCGATGAACCGCTTGGGCGGGCGTTCCAACTCCGGTGAAGGTGGCGAAGACCCGGTACGTTTTACCCCGGATGCCAACGGTGATTGGCGCAACAGTGCCATTAAGCAGGTTGCTTCCGGGCGTTTCGGTGTTACCAGTCATTACCTGAACAATGCACAGGAAATCCAGATCAAGCTGGCACAAGGCGCAAAACCGGGCGAAGGCGGTCAGTTACCGGGCAAGAAAGTGTACCCTTGGGTAGCGAAAGTACGTGGTACCACGCCGGGTGTCGGCCTGATTTCGCCGCCGCCGCACCACGACATTTACTCGATTGAAGACTTGGCACAGCTCATCCATGACCTGAAAAACGCCAATAAACGCGCACGTATCAACGTCAAGTTGGTATCTGAAGTCGGTGTTGGCACGATTGCTGCCGGGGTTGCCAAGGGCAAGGCCGATGTGATCCTGATCTCCGGCTACGATGGTGGTACGGGGGCTTCTCCGAAAACCAGCGTGCAGCACGCCGGTTTGCCGTGGGAACTGGGTTTGGCAGAAACGCACCAAACCCTATTGCTTAACAACCTGCGTAGTCGTGTGCGTTTGGAAACCGACGGTAAGTTGATGACAGGTCGTGACGTTGCCATTGCTGCCTTACTGGGCGCGGAAGAATACGGCTTTGCGACCCTGCCACTGGTTGCCTTGGGTTGTGTGATGATGCGCGTATGCCATCAGGACACCTGTCCGGTCGGGATTGCCACCCAGAACCCAGAATTGCGTAAAAAATATGCTGGTGACCCGCAATATGTGGTCAACCTACTGATGTTCATCGCCGAAGAGTTGCGCGAATACATGGCGAAGCTCGGCTTCCGTACCATTGATGAAATGATCGGGCGCGTCGATAAACTGCGTCAGGGTGAGGCGGAAGGTCACTGGAAAGCTAAAACGGTTGACCTCAGCAAGTTGTTGCATCAGCCAGCGGTGGACGACTGTGACGGCATCCGTTGCCTGCGCGAACAGGATCACGGCATTGCCAACTCGCTGGATGAGCAGCACCTGCTTAAGGTTTGCCAACCGGCGATTGATCAGGGTACAGCCGTCACCGCTGCGTTTGAGATCAGGAATATCGACCGTGTAGCTGGTACGATTACCGGTTCGGAAGTGACTCGCAAGTACGGTGCGGCAGGTTTGCCGGAAGATACCATCCGCTTGAAATTCAACGGCTCGGCCGGACAAAGTTTCGGTGCATTCATCCCAAAAGGCATGAGCTTGGAACTCGAAGGCGATTCCAATGACTACATCGGCAAAGGTTTGTCGGGCGGCAAGATCATTGTGTATCCACGTAAAGACGCGCAGTTTGCGGCTGAGGACAACATCCTGATCGGCAACGTGGCGTTTTTCGGCGCGAGTGACGGCGAAGCTTATGTACGTGGGGTCGCAGGTGAGCGTTTCTGCGTGCGTAACTCCGGCGTGCGTGTGGTTGTCGAAGGTACTGGCGACCACGGTTGTGAATACATGACCGGTGGGCGCGTGGTGGTACTGGGCAAGGTCGGGCGCAACTTCGGCGCGGGCATGTCCGGTGGCGTGGCTTACGTCTATGACCCAACAGGCATTCTGGCAGTCAGTGGCAATACCGAAATGGTGTCGTACAGCCCCCTAGCTGATGCTGACGAGAAAGTCGAAGTGAAAGCAATGATTGAAAAGCATGTGCTTCACACAGGCAGCACACGCGGCAGCCTGATCTTGGGTGACTGGGACAAATACGCTGCGGATTTCGTGCGTGTCATGCCGAACGACTACCAGCGAATGCTGGAAGCGATCAAATCGTTCGAGCAACAAGGTCTCTCCGGCGAAGAAGCCTTGATGGCAGCTTTCACCGCAAACAATAGCGATGCCTCGCGTGTCGGTGGCAACTAAGGATAAAGGGTAACAATCATGGGTAAACCTACTGGTTTCATGGAATACCAACGCGAGCTGCCAGCCGACCGCGCACCGTTGGAACGTATCAAAGACTGGCGTGAATTCCATCTGCATTTCGAGCGCGAAGCCGAAAATCGCCAGCAAGGCGGACGTTGCATGGAGTGCGGCATTCCGTTTTGCCAAACCGGCAAAATCCTGCCGGGTGGGGCAAGCGGTTGCCCCGTCCACAACCTGATTCCTGAATGGAACGATATGATCTATCGTGGTTTGTGGAAAGAAGCATATGAACGCCTGCGCATGACCAATAATTTCCCGGAATTCACCGGGAGGGTGTGCCCTGCACCGTGCGAAGGTTCTTGCACCCTAGGTATCAGTGAGCCGCCTGTCACCATCAAGCTCAACGAAGTGTCGATCATTGACAAGGCGTTTGAAGAAGGTTGGGTAACACCGCAAGTTCCAATGCAGCGCACTGGCAAGAAAGTTGCCGTGGTAGGTTCAGGGCCAGCGGGGCTGGCATGTGCTGACCAGTTGAATACCGCTGGTCACGATGTCACCGTTTACGAGCGTGCTGACCGCATCGGTGGTTTGTTGATGTATGGCATTCCCAACATGAAACTGGACAAGCAGGAAATCGTGCAACGCCGCGTTGACCTGATGGCAGCCGAAGGCGTGAAGTTCGTGACGGGTGTGGAGGTCGGCAAAGATATTGCCGCCGAAACTCTGCGCAGTGAATTTGATGCTGTGGTGCTGTGTGCTGGAGCAACTCAGCCGCGTGATTTGCCGGTGGAAGGGCGCAACCTCAAAGGTGTACATTTCGCGATGGACTTTCTCACTGCGAATACTAAGAGCTTGCTGGATTCCAGTCTGGAAGATGGCAACTACATTTCCGCTAAAGGGCTTGATGTAATCGTTATCGGTGGTGGTGATACGGGTACAGACTGTGTGGCGACTTCCGTGCGTCATGGCTGTAAATCCGTTACCCAACTGGAAATTATGCCGCGTGCGCCCGATGCACGTGCGGCTAATAATCCTTGGCCGGAATGGCCTTTGGTTCACAAGGTTGATTACGGTCAGGAAGAAGCAGCAGCAGTGTTTGGGCGTGACCCACGTGATTACCTGATTTCCACCAAGAAACTGGTTGGCGATGACAATGGTCATGTGAAAGAAATTCATACCGTTGGGGTACGCTGGGAACAGGGTGCTGGCGGACGCATGAACCTAGTTGAAGTTGAAGGCACCGCCGAAGTGTTACCTGCGCAACTAGTGTTGCTGGCAATGGGCTTTACCGGGCCTGAGAAAACCTTGATTGATGCGCTGACACTGGATACTGAGCCGCGAGGCAATGTGAAAGCCGATTATGGCAAGTATGTAACCAATTTGTCGGGCGTGTTTGCAGCGGGCGATATGCGTCGTGGGCAAAGTCTGGTGGTATGGGCGATTAATGAAGGCCGGGAAGCAGCACGCGAGTGCGACCGGTTTTTGATGGGGAATAGTTACTTGCCTTAATCGTTGAGAAGTGAACCTCCTGCCTCTCCTGTTTTCATGCGGAAGGCAAGAGGTTTTAAAAATCACTGTGTCAGTGTATAAACAATGTTCATGTCGCCACTGGTCGGCGTGGCATTGAATGCAAGTACGCTGTTTTTGGTCTGATTTATGCCTACGTGACAGGTGATTGTTGCCGTGTGCGGTGTTTCAGGGCATTGAATAGCATCCGCACTGACCGCGAGATTCAAGCCTGTTGGCGTGATTTGCAGTTTTGTGTTTACATCATTCGAGCTAATAGATAATTGACTATTGCCCGTGGCGTTACTTGTACCTTCTGCAAAACTGAAAGGGATCACGGGTTCAATACTAACCAGTGCCACTTTTGGCACGGTGAGTGTTATGGGTTGCGAATCACTTCCGGCAAAAACAGCAACCGTTGCAACGACCAACAATAAACCAAATACAGCATGATGTGGGGACATGGGAGACTCCTGACGTTCTGACTCCCATACGTTAATTTATTTGATTAGGATTGTCGCATCTTCACGACCAATGGTTTTTAAGGGCAGCTAGCATCTGTTACGGTGTAAGTCACTTCAATAGCGTGTGAGCCGTAAGGTGGCATCGGGTTGGAGCCAGAGATGCCGGGAATTAGACGTAACTGATGTGTTGTATTATTGATGTCACCAGTAACTATGTTTCCGATTGTTGTTAGCACTTCTCCTGATGTTTTCGTATTAAATACCGTACTAATATCACCAAATCCGGCATGATCCAGAATAGTAAGCTGTAAATTTGCGCTGTTTAGAGGGGCATTGGTATCTTTCATGACCGCTTTTCCGCATAATTTTGTGGCGTTACCTCCATTTGAAGTTATAGCAACTTTCGGTCTATTTCCGCTAGTTTTTGAGCTATCTAAGGAGCCAGTAAAACCTTGGCCTGCTTCTGTGGGAGCTAATAGTTCAAATGATGGAGATGTATTTTCTACATCAAGGAGTAACACCTTTGGAACTTGTAAAGTCAACTGTTGGATAGCCGTATCCGCTGCATAAGCCAATGTGCTGCTGAAGCAGGTAAAAAGGGCAATGACGACTAGGTGAAGGGGTTTCATAGTATTTTCCTCGTTATTGTTATGCGTTAGCCCGCGACATTAAAACCACCAGTGGGACCAATTTTTTTGATGCTTTGCGCAATCGGTAAGGCGCGAACCAAGAGTTCCTGCGTACCACCGCTACTTAGGTCAATCGCGAATTGGGTTTGTTCTAGACGGTAGTTCGTTGGTATTTTTTCGCTATCTACAATAACCAATTGCCATTGGCCCGGTGGGATACCGACAAAGCTGAAACTGCCGTCATGCAAAGTAGTGCGTTTGTGAACAATGCGTTTACCTATATTGCCCACTGGACGCAGTTCAATCAACACGCGTCCTAAGCCATTACCTGGACGTAAGCTATTGGTATTGCTAGGTTCAAATACAGACGCTACGGTGTCGATTTCGTAGAGTTGCAGCTTGCCACTGAGTCGGGATGCAGGGTGTAATTCCAAAACGGGTGTAATGGTTTGGCTGGCTTGTACGCTGATGCTGGCTTCGTCCCCCTCATTACTGAGCATGTAGCCTTGGGTATTGGGTCGGCTGGCATCAACTTGCAGTTTATAATCTTTTGCTAAGACATCGGAATAGATGAATTCACCTTGTTGATCGGTAACGGCGTATTGTCCCCCCATTTGTACCACAACTTCACTGGCAGGCTGTTGGTCAAGAGCGTAACGTACTTTGCCCCGCACTGAACCAATATTGTTGCGTTTACGAATCGGAACATCCAACGGCAAACTGTATTCAAGTTGTACGATATTATCTCGGCTTGTTTTGCCATCATTGGCCTGACTATTAGTACGGCGTGCATTGATTCCCAAGGTGCCATAATGTTTCATGTCGTGGGTGAGGCGTGCTTCAAAACTTTCCGCGTGTGTTTTTTCACCGGTATTTTTGTTGCGTTGCACGTACCCACTAAATGCTGTTTTACTGTTCAGTTGGTAAGTTCCGTTGATCCCACCGGAAAGTGTTTTACCTGCGCTGTCCAAGTCGTTGCTGATATTATAAAAAGCATTTGTGCTTAGTGTTCTGGTGGGTTTCCAACTGATAGTTAACCCTTGTTTATGACCTTTTGAACTCGTTTTGATACGATCTTTGCGTTTACCACGTGTTAATTCTGCACGAACGTGAAACGTTTCAAAGTGCTGTTGGTATTCCAGTGTGGTTGCGGTAATACTGTGGTCGGTAGTGGGGGATGGGCGTAAGTCTTGCTCTGTGCGTTGGCGATGTCCAAGGCTCACTTCTATTTGTTGTTCTTCACCAAAGCGGTGACTAATACGTGCAGTTTGTTCTTTATCTCGGCGAATTTCTTTGCTTAGGTCGTGTTTTAAATTATTACGAGTTTGGCGTACGCCGATTTCCGCGCTGGTTTTGTCGTCGATTTGGTAACGTGCATTGGCAAATGCTTGTTTGGTGTCGGTATTGCTACCATCAAATACAGTATCAGCTTGTAAGTAGGAGGCATTAACGCCTAATTCACGCCATTGTCCATTGGCATCAATACTCCATGCTTTACCATCCTTATCGGCGGCGGCTTCAGTACGAATGCCAATATTTTCTCCATGCCATGCAGCATTAACACTGGTTACCGTATCTTTCTTGGCGGGATCTGTGGTAGTAGCCGTTGTTTCGTGTTGAATAACACTCGCGCCTGTTTCAAACTCGGCCCATTGGTAACGTACTGCTGCACCCGTTACTTTTTTCTTGGTGGTATCTCCGGGACGACTTTTTCCGCTGAATGTACGTACTTCTAATGGCTGGCGTTTTTGTTCATTTTTTGGCGCATAAACGGCTTCAACTCCAACGCCAGAGAGTGCGTTACCACTTAAGTGACTGCCACTGAAATTATGATCTCCAGTTTTTACCGTTAATTCGCCGTTTTCGTAATTAAATTGATATTCGGCTTGTTGATTGTTATTGGCATCATTGGTTGTGTTGTTTTTACCATTACGTAAGCGTACCTCAACATTGTGCTGGCCTGCCTGGTCGATTGCACCGTGGGCGTGATACTCCACTTGTGCTTGATATTCGTCGCTCGAACTACCATCAGCATTTTTACGTTGTTGCTGGGTATAACGGGTGGTGAGCTTTCCTGGTAGTTTTTGATATTTCCCCAAACCTTTGGGAGTGCGGGCAATTAGTGGGATGTTTACTGATTCTTCAGCTAATTTACCACCACCGCGTGCTTCTAAGGTAACGCGATAACTGCTGCTCTGTGTAATTTCACGTGGAATTTTACCTTTAATACGAATATTTCCAGAATTACCAGCGGATAAATTCAGGGTTTTGGGTTCAATTGCCGTAATGTAATTTTCTTCATCCCTGCCATTGAGTTGATACGTGATTGCTTGATTGCCGGTATTTTCTAAAACGAAATCAACCGTGAAATTCTCGCCACCGAGCAGGCTGCTAGGTGGGGCAATGGCAGCTAATTTGACACCTGCCTGTGCAGCCATTTGTACCGTAACCGTTTGTGCACTGATTAGGCCGCCATTATTTTGCGAGGTAACCTGATAACCAATTTCATATGACCCAGCCGCTGTACCACGTGGTGCCACGACGTGAATCAAGCGCACCTCGCGTGCACCGCTGGCGAGTAAAAATGGGGCAGTATTGGTGACTAGATCCCAACCTTTAGGCAGTTT containing:
- the gltB gene encoding glutamate synthase large subunit; the encoded protein is MRYTELPPAQGLYDPSFEHDACGMGFVAHLKGVKSHRIVQQALKVLTHMEHRGACGCEENTGDGAGILLQLPHEFLVAECKSLNIKLPAPGDYAVGMVFLPQDADARAEIASVFARVVEEEGQTLLGWRDVPVNSTPIGNTALKAMPFIRMAFLAKSADVAAGIAFERKLYVIRKRTESTVDAAKATGHIYFPSLSSRTIVYKGMLTTEQVGQFYKDLRNPRMETAIAMIHSRFSTNTFPSWERAHPNRYLIHNGEINTMRGNVNWMNARQGVIKTDVFNTGVDKLFPIVNPNGSDSAMFDNTLEFMYLSGYSLPHAMMMMVPEPWSNHESMSAEKKAFYEYHSCLMEPWDGPAAMGFTDGTLVGATLDRNGLRPSRYYLTNDDMIILASEVGVLDDLDQSTVVSKQRLQPGRMLLVDTAQGRIIADEEIKQQMAAAKPYQDWLASNLVELQDLPAAPHVILPEHETLVQRQKMFGYTYEDVRKVLVPMSLTGIDPLGAMGIDSPIAVLSNQAQPLFNYFKQLFAQVTNPPIDSIREEIVTSAYTTLGSEGDITAPTAASCQQILLKTPILDNDELAKLTHINREGFKCVTLPITFRAADGNTALEGAMEHLFAAADKVIGEGANLIVLSDRLADADNAPIPSLLAVSGLHHHLIRNGCRTRVSLILESGEPREVHHFCTLLGYGVQAINPYLAFESLDDLIREGLLPGLKHDYAVQKYIKAVTKGVIKVMSKIGISTIQSYRGAQIFEALGISPAVIDKYFTATASRIGGIDLPTIAKEALIRHQTAYDHHDAEQRSLKAGNVFQWRNEEEEHQYNPATIYTLQKAVKLGDYQLYKQYSRLLHEDAEVKFNLRNLLDFNFAEQPIPLSEVEPASNIVKRFKSGAMSFGSISKEAHEALAIAMNRLGGRSNSGEGGEDPVRFTPDANGDWRNSAIKQVASGRFGVTSHYLNNAQEIQIKLAQGAKPGEGGQLPGKKVYPWVAKVRGTTPGVGLISPPPHHDIYSIEDLAQLIHDLKNANKRARINVKLVSEVGVGTIAAGVAKGKADVILISGYDGGTGASPKTSVQHAGLPWELGLAETHQTLLLNNLRSRVRLETDGKLMTGRDVAIAALLGAEEYGFATLPLVALGCVMMRVCHQDTCPVGIATQNPELRKKYAGDPQYVVNLLMFIAEELREYMAKLGFRTIDEMIGRVDKLRQGEAEGHWKAKTVDLSKLLHQPAVDDCDGIRCLREQDHGIANSLDEQHLLKVCQPAIDQGTAVTAAFEIRNIDRVAGTITGSEVTRKYGAAGLPEDTIRLKFNGSAGQSFGAFIPKGMSLELEGDSNDYIGKGLSGGKIIVYPRKDAQFAAEDNILIGNVAFFGASDGEAYVRGVAGERFCVRNSGVRVVVEGTGDHGCEYMTGGRVVVLGKVGRNFGAGMSGGVAYVYDPTGILAVSGNTEMVSYSPLADADEKVEVKAMIEKHVLHTGSTRGSLILGDWDKYAADFVRVMPNDYQRMLEAIKSFEQQGLSGEEALMAAFTANNSDASRVGGN
- a CDS encoding glutamate synthase subunit beta: MGKPTGFMEYQRELPADRAPLERIKDWREFHLHFEREAENRQQGGRCMECGIPFCQTGKILPGGASGCPVHNLIPEWNDMIYRGLWKEAYERLRMTNNFPEFTGRVCPAPCEGSCTLGISEPPVTIKLNEVSIIDKAFEEGWVTPQVPMQRTGKKVAVVGSGPAGLACADQLNTAGHDVTVYERADRIGGLLMYGIPNMKLDKQEIVQRRVDLMAAEGVKFVTGVEVGKDIAAETLRSEFDAVVLCAGATQPRDLPVEGRNLKGVHFAMDFLTANTKSLLDSSLEDGNYISAKGLDVIVIGGGDTGTDCVATSVRHGCKSVTQLEIMPRAPDARAANNPWPEWPLVHKVDYGQEEAAAVFGRDPRDYLISTKKLVGDDNGHVKEIHTVGVRWEQGAGGRMNLVEVEGTAEVLPAQLVLLAMGFTGPEKTLIDALTLDTEPRGNVKADYGKYVTNLSGVFAAGDMRRGQSLVVWAINEGREAARECDRFLMGNSYLP
- a CDS encoding porin family protein, giving the protein MQTPAPITTSQQAMRLTLAASLLVLAQTATAADDISITPGQRQITASKPGIITLRFELENRSGQAQQLTESLKLPKGWDLVTNTAPFLLASGAREVRLIHVVAPRGTAAGSYEIGYQVTSQNNGGLISAQTVTVQMAAQAGVKLAAIAPPSSLLGGENFTVDFVLENTGNQAITYQLNGRDEENYITAIEPKTLNLSAGNSGNIRIKGKIPREITQSSSYRVTLEARGGGKLAEESVNIPLIARTPKGLGKYQKLPGKLTTRYTQQQRKNADGSSSDEYQAQVEYHAHGAIDQAGQHNVEVRLRNGKNNTTNDANNNQQAEYQFNYENGELTVKTGDHNFSGSHLSGNALSGVGVEAVYAPKNEQKRQPLEVRTFSGKSRPGDTTKKKVTGAAVRYQWAEFETGASVIQHETTATTTDPAKKDTVTSVNAAWHGENIGIRTEAAADKDGKAWSIDANGQWRELGVNASYLQADTVFDGSNTDTKQAFANARYQIDDKTSAEIGVRQTRNNLKHDLSKEIRRDKEQTARISHRFGEEQQIEVSLGHRQRTEQDLRPSPTTDHSITATTLEYQQHFETFHVRAELTRGKRKDRIKTSSKGHKQGLTISWKPTRTLSTNAFYNISNDLDSAGKTLSGGINGTYQLNSKTAFSGYVQRNKNTGEKTHAESFEARLTHDMKHYGTLGINARRTNSQANDGKTSRDNIVQLEYSLPLDVPIRKRNNIGSVRGKVRYALDQQPASEVVVQMGGQYAVTDQQGEFIYSDVLAKDYKLQVDASRPNTQGYMLSNEGDEASISVQASQTITPVLELHPASRLSGKLQLYEIDTVASVFEPSNTNSLRPGNGLGRVLIELRPVGNIGKRIVHKRTTLHDGSFSFVGIPPGQWQLVIVDSEKIPTNYRLEQTQFAIDLSSGGTQELLVRALPIAQSIKKIGPTGGFNVAG